Within the Catalinimonas niigatensis genome, the region GATGGGGCTTTCTATAGGAGTTCACCTCCTTAATCTGGTAGCCATTCCTGCACTCGCTCTGATTTATTATTTTCATAACTATCCAAATACCAGTACCAAAGGTGTAATTACTACCCTGATCATCAGTCTAGCCATTATAGGACTAATCATGGTAGGGATTATTCCCGGCTTACCTTCACTGGCTGGTTCATTTGAAGTCTTTTTTGTTAATAACCTAGGACTTCCTTTTGGTTCAGGAGGTGCGTTCCTGGTCATTTTATTACTTGGTGGCTTGATTTATGGACTCTTTACTTCCTATAAACGTGGAAAAGTAGTGTTGAATACTTTTTTATTAGCACTGACCTTTATCATTATTGGCTATGGTTCATATGCATTGATCCCCATCCGATCTGCTTATGATCCTCCGATTGATGAGAATGATCCTGAAACATTAATCAGTTTTGTATCCTATCTGAAGCGTGAACAATACGGTAGTCGCCCCCTCTTGTACGGTCAGTACTTTACTGCAGAGTTGACAGATCAGGAAAATGGTGCCCCTATCTACGAAAAGGGAGATGACAAATATATTATCACTGACTATAAACTTGAAAATACCTATGACCCCAAACAAAGCACCATCTTTCCACGGGCATACAGCACTCAGGATAACCACGTAGAATTGTATCGTGACTGGATGGGTCTTGGACCAAACGAAAAGCCAAATTTTGGAGATAATTTATACTTTTTCTTCCGCTATCAGGTTGGCCACATGTTTATGCGCTACTTTATGTGGAATTTTGCCGGAAGGGAAAGCGATATCAAAGATGCTGGATGGCTGGCTCCCTGGGAAGGCAACAGCGACCTTCCTTACTCCATAGCTACCAACAAAGCAAGAAATAACTTTTTTATGCTTCCGCTTATATTGGGATTAATTGGCCTATTTTATCAATACAAAAAAGATTTAAAGGGCTTCTCAGTCATTGGCCTTTTGTTCATTCTAACAGGCATTGGTTTGGTCGTCTATCTGAATTCTCCTCCGGTAGAACCCAGAGAACGAGATTATATTTATGTGGGAGCATTCTATGCTTTCGCCATCTGGATTGGCTTTGGAGTCATTGCATTAGCCAGATTTATCGGGCAATTCATGAAAAACAGAATGGCTGCCGGAGCATTAGCTACTGTGCTATGTATTGCTGCACCTACTGTAATGGCCGCACAGGGATGGAATGACCATGACCGTTCAAACCGTTACTTCTCAGTAGACTCAGCCAGAAATTTTCTGGCATCCTGTGCGCCTAATGCTATTCTGTTTACCGGAGGAGACAATGACACATTCCCACTTTGGTATGTTCAGGAGGTAGAAGGATTCAGAACGGATGTAAGGGTGATCGTTTTAAGTTATTTTAATACTGACTGGTACATTGAGCAAATGACCAGAGAAGCGTACGAGTCAGAACCTTTGCCATTTTCTCTCACCAAAGAAAACTATAAGCAAGGCGGGCCAAACGATTATCTGTATTATCTGGAAAGACCCAATATCAAAGGGGCAATCAATGCAGAACAGTTTTTACGTCTGATTAAGGAAAATTCTCAGGCTTTAAAAATGCCCAATGCCAGATCAGACTTGAATACTATTCCGGCAAAAACGCTTTTTCTGGATGTCACAACTTTTGATGTCAATGAGTCGGAAACAGATACTGCCAGCTTGAATGGGGTAGAAAGTGCCGAACTTCCTGCGCATTTACAGCAAATCATTCCTGCGGGTATGAGGGAATACTATAGTAACAGGCTCTATATTGATCTAAAAGGAAGAGGCATAGAGAAAAAAGACCTGATGATTTTAGATTTGATCGTCCAGAACAAATGGGAGCGTCCTATTTATTTTAATAATACTTCACTAATGGGTGTAAATCTGGATTTTCGTCCCTATGTGGTTCAGGAAGGGAATACATTTCGCCTTTTACCAGTGGAAAATCCTAATCCAAATAATGAATTTGTCAATACTGAGGTGATGTACGAAAATATGATGGATAATTTCTATTGGAGAGAATTGGCTAATCCTGATGTATACTACAATGAAGATTACCGCAATTTTGCCCTCAATCATCGTTCTAGTTTCAATACATTGGCCAGAGACCTGATCCAAAATGGAGATATTGAAAGAGCCAGAGAAGTGCTTAACAAAAGCCTGAAAGAAATACCAGATATTACCATACCTTATGATTATGTATCTTCACAGACTCTTCCTCTTTTATTTGAAGTAGGTGAAGAAGAAAAAGCACTGGAAATGGCTCAAAAATTAGGTGATAGAGCAGATGAAATGCTAGCTTATCTTTCAGAAAGATCTAAGGGGCAAAATATTGAACTGCAAAAGCAGTTAATTATACTAAATGGTGTGGCACAGGCGCTCAATAAGGCCGGCAATACTGAATTAGGACAAAAGTATGATGAAATGCTTAATCGGCGATATAATCAACTCAATGGGATGTAGCACAATGTATGAATCAGCATAATTTTTAATCTTTTGAAAACTTGCTGGTTTATTCAGCAAGTTTTTTTAATGATCATAGTTTTACTATTCTTAAATTCTATGGCACGTACTATATTATTTTTGGCAACCAGCTTATGGATACAAAGTATCTTCTCGATTGCTTTTGCACAAAATAACCGGGAAAGCAAAAATCTGGATAAATTTAATGTGGCTTATCAATATGATCAGAATGTACCTATGTACTGTCAGTATAGAGTAGCAGTGGGCACTGCAGAAGCTACTGTATTTCTCAAAGTAAGTCAGCAATCTAACGAAGTCGGCCTTAATCAGATCTATTATGAAGTAAGACCTGATTATGAAAAGGGTGATATTCTTCAAAGTGGCGAGCTTACAAATAGCCAACAGGTTAAAGCTGAAAACAATGTCTCTTATTATCGCTTTACAATCCCTATCACGGAGGAGAGTGACTATGTATTTATCTTTTTAGAAGGTAGTTTTCAGGGAAGTGAATTGAGTTACCGATACGATATCCCACTCAATAATGAGCTTAATTTTCCGCTTACTGATCTATTATTGATGGAAGAAAATGAGGAAATCCCTATTTTTGAGAGCTATTTGCCACAGGATAAAGCTTTTCGTCTGGTAGCATTTTATCATCAGGATGCATCTCAGGTTTTTACTTATTACTACAATCACACCTTTGAACCTAACCCTCCCCCCATGGCCGGAGCCAGTGCTGATGTGCAAAAAAGCTTACAAATTGATTCTATTTTTCCCGTTCAGTTGAATCAGAGTATCTCTTTTGAACAAGAAGGGCTCTATTTTGCACAAATTGATACCACTTCTTTGTCTGGAATTTCATTTAGAATTACTGATAAATACTATCCTCGCTTAGTAAGAGCTCAAGAACTTATAGAGCCCCTTCGGTACATTAGTACCTCTGACGAAATGGATGCCATGACAGAACAAGAAGACTATAAGCCAGCATTGGATCGCTATTGGATGAAGGTAACTCGCTCTCAGGAAAGGGCTAAAGAGGTAATTAGTAATTATTATCGGCAGGTTAGTAATGCCAATCAGCTTTTCACTACCTACAAAGAAGGCTGGAAGACAGGTCAGGGCATGGTTTATTTATTGTATGGCCCACCTGATGAAGTATACAGAAATGCGGGAGAAGAAAGGTGGATTTATAATGAAGAAAGTAATCTCCTGGAAAGTCTGTCTTTCACCTTTGTTAAGGTAAGAAATATCTTTACTAACAAACATTATAACCTCATAAGGGATGAAGACTACCGGAGATTCTGGTATAGAAACATTGATCTCTGGAGAAAAGGAAGAAAACAAATATGAGTATTTCCAAGGCTGAAATGATTTTTGGCACTCGCGCAGTCATTGAAGCGATACAGGCGGGTAAAGAACTAGACAAAGTTTTGTTGCAAAAAGGCATCCGCAACGAATTAACACAGGAACTTGTGTCACTACTAAAAGAAAGACAAATCCCTTTTTCCACTGTTCCTATTGAGAAGTTTAATACCATTACTCGCAAAAACCATCAGGGTACCATTGCTTTTTTGTCTGCAGTAGTTTATGCCTCCCTGGATAATATCATCAATCAGGCTTACTATAATGGGCAAGACCCTCTATTAATTGTTTTGGATAGGGTAACAGATGTCAGAAATTTTGGTGCCATTGCACGTTCAGCCGAATGCCTGGGTGCTCATGCTCTACTGATTCCTTCCAAAGGAAGTGCAAGAATCAGCGGCGATGCCGTAAAAGCATCTGCGGGTGCTCTGCATCACATTCCGGTGTGCAGAGAGGAAAATCTTAAAAATACCATTGATTTTCTTAAGTCAAGCGGCGTCAGAGTGATTGCCTGTAATGAAAAAGCCAAAGTCCTGACACACGAAGCTGATATGAAAGGGCCTTTGGCATTATTGATAGGAGCTGAAGATGATGGGATTTCCCCTGCCTATCTTAAGATGGCAGATGAACAGGTGAGTATTCCTATGATCGGGAAAATCGCATCGCTAAATGTGTCTGTTGCCACATCCATTTGTCTGTACGAAGTAATACGTCAACGGGGATTATCCTGATCAGATGTATTTTTCACCCTTATGGTTTTTAACTTCGTTCATCACATTTTTTAAAGAATTTTCTTTAGGGTAAATTAACAATACATCATCACTATCCGCTATCAGATAATTTTTTAGTCCTTGTACCACTATCAATTTTTTAGTGTTGCTCTTTACATAACAGTTTGTGCTATCCAGCAATAAAGCATTGGCTTCTATAATATTTTTTTCTTCTTTTTTTTCCTTTAGGCCATAAAGAGAGGGCCAGGAACTCACACTAGACCAGTCAAACTGACCTAAGATCAGAAAAACATTTTCCGATTTTTCTAAGATCGCAGTACTTATAGACACATTTTTACAGTGTGAATAAGCCTTCATCATACTCTGGTTTTCCTCTTCGGTGTAAAAGTAAGGTGTACATTCACGAAAAGTTTCTGCTACTTCCGGGATATATTCCTCAAAAGCTTCAAGTATTGCATCTACATGCCAGATAAATATCTTGGTATTCCAGGCAAAATCACCACTTTCAAGTAATAATTTGGCTAGTTCTGCCTGAGGCTTTTCTGTGAAAGTCTTGACTCTTTTTACCAAACCTACATTGTCATAATGATATTGGATGTAGGCATAAGAGGTTTCTGCCTTGTGAGGCTTAATACCTACGATAAACAGGGCTTTTTTATCCATACAGGCTACCTCTACTGCTTTTCTTATATCTCTAATGAACGCTACTTCGCCGAATACTGCATGCGAAGCCGGGCACACTACGATTACTGCATTCTTATTTAACTTTTTAATTTTATAGGAAGCATAAGCAATACAAGGAGCAGAATTACGTCTAACAGGTTCAATCAAAATGTTTTCCTTTGGAAAATCAGGTAATTGACTTTGAAATAAATTAAAAAATTCCTTGGGTACAGATATGAATATATTTTTTTCAGGACAAATTCCTTTGCTTCTTTCATATGTGAGTTGCAGTAATGAACGTCCGGTACCTAATAAATCCAAAAATTGCTTTGGAAGGTGTTTCCTGCTATAGGGCCAAAAATTACCACTATTGCTACTATAAACAGTTATCAATACATACGTATCTTCTCGAGTCATAAGTTGATGTTAACTATATTTAAACTTAGAGGGCTAAAAAAAAATATTTGAATTATCTTCTATGGATAATTTAAGCTTTGCAAAGCAATAAAAAAAAATTTCATAATTTAACAATATAAGAACGTTTATAGGGTATTATTTGTAGTAAAATGAGCAATTGTTTTAATCCGATTTTTTTTACTAAATTCATAAACACTTTTTGGATTACCAATAAATTTGCATCTTTATAAGATTAATTTTAATAATGATTAGATAATGATAGATCAGCAAACTAACCTGAAAGAGTATTTAAAAAGATACTTTGGTTATAGTCATTTCAGAGGCAATCAGGAGCTCGTCATAAGAAATATACTAAATAGAAATAATACTTTTGTCATCATGCCTACTGGGGCTGGCAAATCTTTGTGTTATCAACTGCCAGCCATCATACAAGAAGGAACAGCGATTGTAATCTCTCCACTTATCGCCTTGATGAAAAATCAGGTTGATCAGCTTAACGCTTTAAATATCAATGCACAATTTCTAAATTCAACGCTGAATAAATCGGAGATAAACCGGGTGAAGCGAGAAACGCTAAGCGGAGACGTGAAGCTTTTATATGTCGCTCCCGAATCCCTGACTAAGGAAGATAATATCAAATTTCTTCAGGAAGCCAATATCTCTTTTGTTGCAGTAGATGAAGCGCACTGTATTTCTGAATGGGGACATGATTTTCGTCCTGAATACAGAAGAATTAAAGCGATCATCGGCCAACTCGGAGATAATGTACCCGTCATTGCCCTTACAGCTACTGCCACTCCTAAAGTGCAGATTGATATTCAGAAAAACCTGCAAATGGAAGATGCTGATTTATTTAAATCATCTTTTAACCGGGAAAACCTGTATTACGAAGTACGTCCAAAAAAACAGGCGAAGAAGCAGCTTATACAATTCATCAAACAACATAAAGGCAAGTCTGGTATCATTTACTGCCTGAGCCGAAAAAAGGTGGAAGAAATTGCAGAATTCCTGAAGGTAAACGACATCAATGCCGCACCTTATCATGCCGGTCTGGATTCATCTGTCCGTATGCGCAATCAGGATGCTTTTCTCAATGAAGATATTGATGTAATCGTGGCCACCATCGCCTTTGGTATGGGTATAGACAAGCCTGATGTACGCTTTGTGATCCATTATAATGCTCCCAAATCACTTGAAGGCTATTATCAGGAAACAGGACGTTCCGGACGCGATGGCCTTGAAGGTAACTGCCTGATGTTCTATAGTTATAATGATATCCTGAAGCTGGAGAAATTCAATAAAGATAAGCCTGTTACGGAAAGAGACAATTCCCGTATGCTACTGCATGAAATGATTGCTTATTCTGAGTCTTCTGTTTGTAGAAAAAGGCAACTACTTCATTACTTTGGTGAAAATCTGGGTAAAGATTGTGGATTCTGTGATAATTGTATCAAACCTAAAGAAAATTATGAAGGGCAATCTTTTGTAGAGACTGTGCTTCAAACCGTACAACAGACCAATGAACGTTTTGGTATTCAGCATCTGGTGTCAGTAATCAGAGGCTCAGAAAACCAGTACGTTATGAGCTACGATCATAATCAGCTTTCTGTTTATGGTAAAGGTAAAGAACAGGATGACTTTTTCTGGAATTCTGTTGTGCGTCAAACCTTACTTTTTGAGTATCTGGAAAAAGACATTGAAAACATTGGCACCTTAAAGCTTACTGACAAAGGTCGTGATTTTATGCTCAATCCTTATGCTATCACACTTTCTAAAGATCACGTTTATGAAGATGTAGGTGAAGAAGAAGAATTTGAAACTTCACATAATGGAGGAAGCAGTACAAATGGTCATTTAAAATCTTATGATCAAAACCTATTTGAGGTACTTAAGAAACTTCGTAAAGATGTAAGCAAGAAAAAAAATGTACCTCCTTATGTAGTCTTTCAGGAGCCTTCACTGGAAGAAATGGCCACTACCTACCCTACCAGCAAAGAAGAGCTGGCATCCATTAATGGTGTTGGGATGGGTAAGGTTATGAAATTTGGTACCCCCTTTATTGAAGCCATCAGTAAATACGTAGAGGAAAATGACATCGTTACTGCTGCAGACGTAGTGAT harbors:
- a CDS encoding glycosyltransferase family 117 protein, with protein sequence MLDNYKNINNLVGWLVFIIATLTYALTVEQTASFWDSGEFIAVSYKLEVPHPPGAPFYLLLGRIFSFLALGNEEMVAFWINMVSVVSSGFTILFLFWSITMLSKKILTVKHGEETREQTILLIGSGLVGSLSYTFSDSFWFSATEAEVYGLSSFFTAFVFWAILKWELIENKSTANRWLILIAYMMGLSIGVHLLNLVAIPALALIYYFHNYPNTSTKGVITTLIISLAIIGLIMVGIIPGLPSLAGSFEVFFVNNLGLPFGSGGAFLVILLLGGLIYGLFTSYKRGKVVLNTFLLALTFIIIGYGSYALIPIRSAYDPPIDENDPETLISFVSYLKREQYGSRPLLYGQYFTAELTDQENGAPIYEKGDDKYIITDYKLENTYDPKQSTIFPRAYSTQDNHVELYRDWMGLGPNEKPNFGDNLYFFFRYQVGHMFMRYFMWNFAGRESDIKDAGWLAPWEGNSDLPYSIATNKARNNFFMLPLILGLIGLFYQYKKDLKGFSVIGLLFILTGIGLVVYLNSPPVEPRERDYIYVGAFYAFAIWIGFGVIALARFIGQFMKNRMAAGALATVLCIAAPTVMAAQGWNDHDRSNRYFSVDSARNFLASCAPNAILFTGGDNDTFPLWYVQEVEGFRTDVRVIVLSYFNTDWYIEQMTREAYESEPLPFSLTKENYKQGGPNDYLYYLERPNIKGAINAEQFLRLIKENSQALKMPNARSDLNTIPAKTLFLDVTTFDVNESETDTASLNGVESAELPAHLQQIIPAGMREYYSNRLYIDLKGRGIEKKDLMILDLIVQNKWERPIYFNNTSLMGVNLDFRPYVVQEGNTFRLLPVENPNPNNEFVNTEVMYENMMDNFYWRELANPDVYYNEDYRNFALNHRSSFNTLARDLIQNGDIERAREVLNKSLKEIPDITIPYDYVSSQTLPLLFEVGEEEKALEMAQKLGDRADEMLAYLSERSKGQNIELQKQLIILNGVAQALNKAGNTELGQKYDEMLNRRYNQLNGM
- a CDS encoding GWxTD domain-containing protein — protein: MARTILFLATSLWIQSIFSIAFAQNNRESKNLDKFNVAYQYDQNVPMYCQYRVAVGTAEATVFLKVSQQSNEVGLNQIYYEVRPDYEKGDILQSGELTNSQQVKAENNVSYYRFTIPITEESDYVFIFLEGSFQGSELSYRYDIPLNNELNFPLTDLLLMEENEEIPIFESYLPQDKAFRLVAFYHQDASQVFTYYYNHTFEPNPPPMAGASADVQKSLQIDSIFPVQLNQSISFEQEGLYFAQIDTTSLSGISFRITDKYYPRLVRAQELIEPLRYISTSDEMDAMTEQEDYKPALDRYWMKVTRSQERAKEVISNYYRQVSNANQLFTTYKEGWKTGQGMVYLLYGPPDEVYRNAGEERWIYNEESNLLESLSFTFVKVRNIFTNKHYNLIRDEDYRRFWYRNIDLWRKGRKQI
- the rlmB gene encoding 23S rRNA (guanosine(2251)-2'-O)-methyltransferase RlmB; this translates as MSISKAEMIFGTRAVIEAIQAGKELDKVLLQKGIRNELTQELVSLLKERQIPFSTVPIEKFNTITRKNHQGTIAFLSAVVYASLDNIINQAYYNGQDPLLIVLDRVTDVRNFGAIARSAECLGAHALLIPSKGSARISGDAVKASAGALHHIPVCREENLKNTIDFLKSSGVRVIACNEKAKVLTHEADMKGPLALLIGAEDDGISPAYLKMADEQVSIPMIGKIASLNVSVATSICLYEVIRQRGLS
- a CDS encoding mannose-1-phosphate guanylyltransferase translates to MTREDTYVLITVYSSNSGNFWPYSRKHLPKQFLDLLGTGRSLLQLTYERSKGICPEKNIFISVPKEFFNLFQSQLPDFPKENILIEPVRRNSAPCIAYASYKIKKLNKNAVIVVCPASHAVFGEVAFIRDIRKAVEVACMDKKALFIVGIKPHKAETSYAYIQYHYDNVGLVKRVKTFTEKPQAELAKLLLESGDFAWNTKIFIWHVDAILEAFEEYIPEVAETFRECTPYFYTEEENQSMMKAYSHCKNVSISTAILEKSENVFLILGQFDWSSVSSWPSLYGLKEKKEEKNIIEANALLLDSTNCYVKSNTKKLIVVQGLKNYLIADSDDVLLIYPKENSLKNVMNEVKNHKGEKYI
- the recQ gene encoding DNA helicase RecQ is translated as MIDQQTNLKEYLKRYFGYSHFRGNQELVIRNILNRNNTFVIMPTGAGKSLCYQLPAIIQEGTAIVISPLIALMKNQVDQLNALNINAQFLNSTLNKSEINRVKRETLSGDVKLLYVAPESLTKEDNIKFLQEANISFVAVDEAHCISEWGHDFRPEYRRIKAIIGQLGDNVPVIALTATATPKVQIDIQKNLQMEDADLFKSSFNRENLYYEVRPKKQAKKQLIQFIKQHKGKSGIIYCLSRKKVEEIAEFLKVNDINAAPYHAGLDSSVRMRNQDAFLNEDIDVIVATIAFGMGIDKPDVRFVIHYNAPKSLEGYYQETGRSGRDGLEGNCLMFYSYNDILKLEKFNKDKPVTERDNSRMLLHEMIAYSESSVCRKRQLLHYFGENLGKDCGFCDNCIKPKENYEGQSFVETVLQTVQQTNERFGIQHLVSVIRGSENQYVMSYDHNQLSVYGKGKEQDDFFWNSVVRQTLLFEYLEKDIENIGTLKLTDKGRDFMLNPYAITLSKDHVYEDVGEEEEFETSHNGGSSTNGHLKSYDQNLFEVLKKLRKDVSKKKNVPPYVVFQEPSLEEMATTYPTSKEELASINGVGMGKVMKFGTPFIEAISKYVEENDIVTAADVVIKSAVNKSKNKIFIIQQIDKKVDLEEIAESRSISMDELMDEIELICFSGTKLNLDYYIDQILDDEQQDDLYDYFLSAESDSIELALEEFGSDYSEEELRLLRVKFISEYAN